One window of Jannaschia sp. CCS1 genomic DNA carries:
- a CDS encoding anhydro-N-acetylmuramic acid kinase, whose translation MRWCVGLMTGTVLDGNIDVALLQTDGERIGAFGPHALYPYDAGTNALLKQCLSAAQTWAFNGPEPAIFAEAEARITRAQSDAVACLVETAGLSMRDIAAVGFHGQTVLHRAPAPGRLGQTRQLGNGQDMARRLATDVVYDFRSADMKAGGQGAPLSAIYHSALLDTLDNAHDTAILNLGGVANITARDARGMLAAFDTGPANAPINDFVVHRGLGEMDRDGQLAAQGRVDDARFSTALRHPYLSRPYPKSLDRFDFGHDWVADLSDADGAATLTAFTASAVGRGLDLLPVRPTRLIVCGGGRRNPTLLKMIATYAKVHVDNAEDWGWEGDATEAQCFGYLAMRRLRDLPVTFAETTGVRAPMPAGRIAHGSSPG comes from the coding sequence ATGCGATGGTGCGTCGGGTTGATGACCGGCACAGTCCTGGACGGCAACATCGACGTCGCCCTGTTGCAAACAGATGGCGAGCGCATCGGCGCATTCGGCCCCCATGCCCTCTACCCCTACGACGCGGGAACCAACGCGCTGCTAAAGCAATGCCTGTCGGCGGCGCAGACATGGGCATTCAATGGGCCGGAGCCTGCGATTTTCGCGGAGGCCGAGGCGCGGATCACGCGCGCGCAATCGGACGCGGTGGCCTGTCTTGTGGAGACGGCCGGGTTGTCTATGCGCGATATTGCAGCCGTTGGGTTTCACGGGCAAACCGTCCTGCACCGCGCGCCAGCACCGGGTCGCCTCGGCCAAACGCGCCAGCTTGGCAATGGGCAGGACATGGCGCGCCGTCTGGCCACGGATGTGGTGTACGACTTTCGAAGCGCGGATATGAAAGCGGGGGGCCAGGGCGCGCCTCTCTCTGCCATCTATCACAGCGCCCTTCTGGACACGCTGGACAACGCCCATGACACCGCGATCCTGAACCTTGGCGGCGTCGCCAATATCACGGCCCGGGACGCGCGGGGCATGTTGGCGGCCTTTGACACCGGGCCTGCCAACGCCCCGATCAATGATTTTGTCGTCCATCGCGGATTGGGCGAGATGGACAGGGACGGCCAGCTGGCGGCCCAGGGTCGCGTGGATGACGCGCGGTTTTCGACAGCGCTGAGGCATCCGTACCTGTCCCGACCCTATCCCAAATCCCTCGACCGGTTCGACTTTGGCCATGACTGGGTGGCGGATCTCTCCGACGCCGATGGCGCCGCGACGCTAACCGCTTTCACCGCATCGGCGGTGGGCCGGGGCCTGGACCTGCTGCCTGTTCGGCCCACGCGGTTGATCGTTTGTGGGGGCGGTCGCCGCAATCCAACGCTACTGAAGATGATCGCGACCTATGCGAAGGTCCATGTGGACAACGCGGAGGATTGGGGTTGGGAAGGCGACGCGACCGAAGCGCAGTGCTTCGGGTATCTTGCCATGCGGCGGCTCCGTGACTTGCCGGTCACGTTTGCGGAAACCACGGGCGTGCGTGCGCCCATGCCGGCGGGGCGTATTGCACACGGGTCATCACCCGGGTGA
- a CDS encoding serine hydrolase domain-containing protein has translation MSFNAAWSLVTKAVDARRIPCAVLGLVDDTGRHVAWAGSAQVVPDTVPVTRDTIFDLASLTKPIFTTERILAHADAGRIDLDAPLTSAIPDFRQYHTDCWERAATFRDCLGHRTHFPAVAPLYTYGHDPATLRAFVLQREWAREETPVYSDINYILLGIALERLEGCGIRDMDPGPGFSFNPPSDACTATEACTWRGRVMRGEVHDENCFALQGSGHAGLFGTMDAVLDFGQAMLARGLGLAGQRLTDTRTHGWEIRYPGWSGGQMCTPGTIGHTGFTGTGLWIDADTGRIWSLLTNRVHPTRHADSGIADLRVLVGEALYGT, from the coding sequence ATGAGTTTCAACGCCGCATGGTCCCTCGTGACGAAGGCCGTCGACGCCAGGCGCATCCCCTGTGCCGTGCTGGGTCTGGTGGACGACACCGGGCGGCACGTTGCCTGGGCGGGATCTGCTCAAGTGGTTCCAGACACGGTGCCGGTGACACGCGACACCATCTTCGACCTCGCCTCTCTCACCAAGCCGATTTTCACGACCGAACGTATCCTGGCCCACGCGGATGCAGGCCGGATTGACCTCGACGCGCCGCTCACCAGCGCCATCCCCGACTTCCGCCAATATCACACGGATTGTTGGGAGCGCGCGGCCACCTTCCGCGATTGCCTCGGCCATCGCACGCATTTCCCCGCCGTTGCGCCCCTCTACACCTATGGCCATGACCCGGCGACATTGCGCGCGTTTGTTTTGCAACGGGAATGGGCGCGGGAGGAGACACCCGTCTACTCGGATATCAACTACATCCTTCTGGGCATCGCGTTGGAACGGCTCGAAGGCTGCGGCATCCGCGACATGGACCCCGGGCCCGGCTTCTCTTTCAACCCACCGTCAGACGCCTGTACCGCCACCGAGGCCTGTACCTGGCGCGGGCGCGTGATGCGTGGCGAGGTGCACGACGAGAATTGCTTCGCCCTGCAAGGGTCAGGCCATGCGGGGCTGTTTGGCACCATGGACGCCGTGCTGGACTTCGGACAGGCGATGCTTGCGCGCGGGTTGGGTCTGGCCGGGCAACGCCTGACTGATACGCGGACCCATGGCTGGGAAATTCGTTATCCCGGCTGGTCCGGTGGTCAGATGTGTACGCCCGGCACCATCGGCCACACCGGGTTCACGGGGACAGGCCTGTGGATCGACGCCGACACGGGTCGCATCTGGAGCCTGCTGACCAACCGCGTCCATCCCACGCGCCACGCGGACAGTGGCATCGCGGATCTTCGGGTGTTGGTGGGGGAGGCTCTTTATGGCACATGA
- a CDS encoding ABC transporter ATP-binding protein — translation MTLLSVTDLRVGFGAKGQETEVVRGVSFDVAAGETLAIVGESGSGKSVTAMSINRLIDFGGGRILSGSIVLDGATDLAQATQADLQRLRGREIGMIFQEPMTSLNPVLKIGTQIGEIFAKRHGLSGRAVRQAAIRALDRVRIPDAERRLSQAPHQMSGGMLQRIMIAMALAGEPRLLIADEPTTALDVTIQAQILALLEELKQETGTGLIFITHDIGVVAGIADKVVVMQNGRIVESGTTGDIIDRPQHDYTRHLLNAVPHFSFGQATRATAPMARAKPALSVDHLAVRFPVGSGFLRKPKGEVHAVSDVSFALNPGETLGIVGESGSGKSTMARAILRLVHPAEGRITCAGGRAVQMVFQNPNASLNGRMNVQTLLAEPMVAAGHSINAAVIDRMHMLLDKVDLPADALTRFPHEFSGGQRQRICIARALMPEPQILVLDEAVSALDVSVQARVLDLLIDLQQEFRLAYLFVSHDMGVVERIAHRIAVIYAGQIVEIGPSRDVLADPQHSYTRKLMSAVPSLDRRDVTFALETDEVPSTLRPLGWKPAPVIWQDHGPGHHFAAEPSP, via the coding sequence ATGACGCTGTTGTCCGTCACAGACCTGCGTGTTGGCTTCGGTGCAAAGGGGCAGGAGACCGAGGTTGTGCGCGGCGTCAGCTTTGACGTCGCCGCCGGAGAGACGCTTGCGATTGTCGGCGAAAGCGGGTCCGGGAAGTCTGTCACGGCGATGTCGATCAACCGGCTCATCGACTTTGGCGGCGGTCGCATTCTGAGCGGGTCCATCGTGTTGGACGGGGCGACAGATTTGGCTCAGGCGACGCAGGCAGACTTGCAACGCCTGCGCGGGCGCGAGATCGGGATGATCTTTCAGGAACCCATGACCTCCCTGAACCCGGTTTTGAAGATCGGCACCCAGATCGGTGAGATCTTCGCCAAACGCCACGGGCTAAGTGGCCGCGCCGTGCGGCAGGCCGCGATCCGGGCCCTGGACCGGGTGCGTATCCCCGATGCCGAGCGCAGGTTAAGCCAGGCCCCGCATCAGATGTCGGGCGGCATGTTGCAACGGATCATGATCGCGATGGCATTGGCGGGTGAGCCTCGGCTCCTGATCGCCGACGAGCCGACAACCGCGCTGGATGTGACCATACAGGCCCAGATCCTGGCCCTGCTGGAGGAGCTGAAGCAAGAGACGGGAACCGGGCTGATCTTCATCACCCACGACATCGGTGTAGTGGCCGGGATCGCGGACAAGGTCGTGGTCATGCAAAACGGCAGGATCGTCGAAAGCGGCACAACCGGTGACATCATCGACCGGCCCCAACATGACTACACCCGTCATTTGCTGAACGCTGTGCCACATTTCAGCTTTGGTCAAGCGACACGGGCAACCGCGCCGATGGCCCGTGCCAAGCCCGCCCTAAGCGTCGATCACCTGGCGGTTCGGTTCCCGGTCGGGTCCGGGTTCCTCCGCAAGCCCAAGGGAGAGGTCCACGCGGTGTCCGACGTGTCCTTCGCCCTCAACCCCGGTGAAACCCTTGGGATTGTCGGCGAAAGCGGATCGGGCAAATCGACTATGGCGCGCGCGATCCTCAGGCTGGTGCACCCCGCGGAGGGTCGTATCACCTGCGCGGGCGGTCGTGCGGTGCAGATGGTCTTCCAGAACCCCAACGCCTCTTTGAACGGTCGGATGAACGTGCAGACGCTGTTGGCCGAGCCGATGGTCGCCGCCGGTCATTCCATCAACGCCGCCGTGATCGACCGGATGCACATGCTTCTGGACAAGGTGGACCTGCCCGCCGATGCGCTGACGCGGTTTCCCCACGAATTCTCCGGCGGTCAACGGCAACGGATCTGCATCGCCCGCGCGCTGATGCCCGAGCCTCAGATCCTCGTTCTGGATGAAGCCGTATCGGCGCTTGATGTCTCGGTGCAGGCCAGGGTGCTGGACTTGTTGATTGATCTTCAACAGGAATTCAGGCTCGCCTACCTGTTCGTGTCCCACGATATGGGCGTGGTTGAACGGATCGCGCACCGGATCGCCGTGATCTACGCGGGCCAGATCGTGGAGATTGGCCCATCGCGGGATGTGCTGGCCGACCCACAGCATTCCTATACGCGCAAATTGATGTCCGCCGTGCCGTCCCTGGATCGCCGCGATGTCACCTTCGCGTTGGAGACGGACGAGGTCCCCTCGACCCTGCGCCCCTTGGGGTGGAAACCCGCGCCGGTGATTTGGCAGGACCACGGTCCGGGTCACCACTTTGCGGCGGAGCCATCGCCATGA
- a CDS encoding LysR family transcriptional regulator yields MIKSRVTFKQLEAFVCVVDTGTFRKAAGILGTTQPNISTRIAALEDVLGTILMHRDAGSIRVTDKGAELLEAAREILRAGENFLEIAGRQDLIEDRLRLGVTELVACTWLHDFLRAFKDLYPAVRVELDVNLSTEIEKALITHQVDLALQTGPFARPVPGTLPLGDYPYCWVAAPSLTPPASFAALFDGPVISHGRDTRASRALAEHARAEGVAVNQIVHSSSLTSCVAMAVDAMGPALLPRLMVEDAIAQGRLSEFTCGWLPDQLQLFARFDPRRTPQFVRAAADLAVEIAG; encoded by the coding sequence ATGATCAAAAGTCGGGTGACCTTCAAGCAACTTGAAGCCTTCGTTTGCGTCGTGGATACGGGCACGTTTCGCAAAGCGGCCGGTATTCTCGGGACGACGCAGCCCAATATCTCCACCCGGATCGCCGCGCTGGAGGACGTGCTGGGGACCATCCTGATGCACCGGGATGCGGGCTCAATTCGCGTGACCGACAAAGGAGCGGAACTGTTGGAGGCCGCACGGGAAATCCTGCGGGCCGGCGAGAACTTTTTGGAAATCGCTGGCCGCCAAGACCTGATTGAAGATCGCCTCCGCCTTGGCGTGACAGAACTTGTCGCCTGCACCTGGCTCCATGACTTCTTGCGCGCGTTCAAAGATCTTTATCCAGCGGTGCGGGTGGAGTTGGACGTGAACCTGTCGACAGAGATCGAGAAGGCGCTGATCACCCATCAGGTGGATCTGGCGCTGCAAACGGGGCCCTTCGCACGGCCTGTTCCCGGCACCTTACCGCTTGGCGACTATCCCTATTGCTGGGTTGCAGCGCCGTCCCTGACCCCGCCCGCAAGCTTTGCGGCGCTCTTCGACGGTCCTGTGATCAGCCATGGTCGCGACACGCGCGCCTCCCGCGCATTGGCGGAGCACGCGCGGGCGGAGGGGGTAGCCGTCAACCAGATCGTCCATTCCAGCAGCCTGACATCTTGCGTCGCCATGGCCGTAGACGCCATGGGCCCGGCGCTGTTGCCGCGTCTGATGGTGGAGGACGCGATAGCACAGGGGCGGTTGTCTGAGTTCACCTGCGGTTGGCTGCCGGATCAGTTGCAGCTCTTCGCCCGCTTCGATCCCCGCCGCACACCGCAATTCGTCCGCGCCGCAGCCGACCTGGCCGTCGAGATCGCAGGATAA
- a CDS encoding ABC transporter permease → MTLLRALARHPAGRISLIIIGLLSIAALLGLFGLTPHDPLAQDRLARLQAPSSTYVLGTDLFGRDMLSRLMVGAGQSFMVALLSVTLAATLGTILGLTAAWFGGLWDGVAMRLMDVLLAFPAILLALLIIAILQAGVLSSVLAIAVVYTPIFTRVARGPALSIKTRSFVDAARTFGSPTTYILSRHLLGNLVAPLTVQFTLALAWALLTEAALSFLGLGTQPPNPSLGLMLSDSRNLMEMAPWLLIYPAATIMLAVLGFNLLGDALRDITDPRAQDGRP, encoded by the coding sequence ATGACCCTCCTCCGCGCCCTTGCCCGCCACCCGGCAGGCCGCATCAGCCTTATCATCATCGGGTTGCTCAGCATCGCCGCGCTGCTTGGGCTGTTTGGCCTGACGCCCCACGATCCACTTGCCCAGGACCGCCTCGCGCGCCTGCAAGCGCCCAGCAGCACATATGTTTTGGGAACCGACCTCTTTGGCCGGGACATGCTCAGCCGGTTGATGGTGGGGGCGGGGCAATCCTTCATGGTCGCCCTGCTGTCCGTCACCCTCGCCGCGACGCTTGGCACGATCCTTGGGCTCACGGCGGCGTGGTTCGGCGGTCTCTGGGATGGGGTGGCGATGCGCCTGATGGATGTGCTGCTGGCTTTTCCCGCCATCCTTCTGGCCCTGCTGATCATCGCGATCCTTCAAGCCGGTGTCCTGTCATCGGTGCTTGCCATCGCGGTCGTCTACACCCCGATCTTCACCCGTGTCGCGCGGGGCCCGGCGCTGTCGATCAAGACGCGCAGCTTTGTCGATGCCGCGCGCACGTTTGGCAGCCCCACGACTTACATTCTGTCGCGTCATCTGTTGGGCAACCTTGTGGCCCCGCTGACCGTGCAGTTCACGCTCGCCCTGGCCTGGGCACTGCTGACGGAGGCCGCACTCAGCTTCCTCGGTCTCGGCACACAGCCGCCCAATCCATCCCTCGGCCTTATGCTGTCGGACAGCCGCAACCTGATGGAAATGGCGCCGTGGCTGCTGATCTACCCCGCGGCCACGATCATGCTGGCGGTGCTGGGGTTCAATCTTCTGGGGGATGCTTTGCGGGATATCACAGATCCGCGCGCGCAGGACGGTCGCCCATGA